One window from the genome of Enterobacter asburiae encodes:
- a CDS encoding threonine/serine ThrE exporter family protein: MQADRSTQRAITRLCIQCGLFLLQHGAESALVEELSTRLGVALGMDSVESAISSNAIVLTTIKDGQCLTSTRKNHDRGINMHVVTEVQHIVILAEHKLLDLHEIEKRFNQIKPLRYPRWLVVLMVGLSCACFCKLNKGGWDGAIVTFFASSIAMYVRQLLTHRQLHPQINFCITAFVATTVSGLLLRLPQFANTPTIAMAASVLLLVPGFPLINAVADMFKGHINTGLARWAIASLLTLATCIGVVMAMTLWGLRGWA, encoded by the coding sequence ATGCAGGCAGATCGGTCAACGCAGCGTGCTATCACGCGGCTATGTATTCAGTGCGGTCTTTTTCTGCTCCAGCACGGCGCGGAAAGCGCGCTGGTTGAGGAGCTTTCAACCCGGCTGGGAGTGGCACTGGGTATGGATAGCGTTGAAAGCGCTATCTCATCCAACGCCATTGTGCTGACCACCATCAAAGACGGTCAGTGCCTGACCTCCACCCGCAAAAACCATGACCGCGGCATTAACATGCACGTCGTGACCGAAGTGCAGCACATCGTGATCCTTGCTGAACACAAGCTTCTCGATCTCCATGAAATTGAAAAGCGGTTCAACCAAATTAAGCCGTTACGTTATCCGCGCTGGCTTGTCGTGCTGATGGTAGGCCTGTCGTGCGCCTGCTTTTGTAAGCTCAATAAAGGTGGCTGGGACGGTGCGATCGTCACCTTTTTTGCCAGCAGTATCGCCATGTATGTTCGCCAGTTGCTGACGCACCGGCAGCTGCATCCGCAAATTAACTTCTGCATTACCGCGTTTGTCGCCACCACGGTTTCCGGCCTGCTTCTGCGCCTGCCGCAGTTTGCTAACACCCCGACGATTGCCATGGCCGCCAGCGTGCTTCTGCTGGTCCCGGGCTTCCCGTTGATCAACGCCGTCGCCGACATGTTTAAAGGGCACATTAATACCGGTCTGGCACGCTGGGCTATCGCCAGCCTGCTGACGCTGGCGACCTGCATCGGCGTTGTTATGGCTATGACACTCTGGGGGTTGCGCGGATGGGCGTGA
- a CDS encoding threonine/serine exporter: MGVIDFLLALAQDMLLAAIPAVGFAMVFNVPQRALPWCALLGAIGHGSRMVMMTAGFNIEWSTFMASMLVGSIGIQWSRWYLAHPKVFTVAAVIPMFPGISAYTAMISAVKISHFGYTEPQMILLLSNFLKASSIVGALSIGLSIPGLWLYRKRPRV, encoded by the coding sequence ATGGGCGTGATAGATTTTCTGCTGGCGCTGGCGCAGGACATGCTTCTGGCCGCCATACCTGCCGTCGGCTTTGCGATGGTATTTAACGTTCCGCAACGCGCGCTGCCGTGGTGTGCGCTGCTGGGCGCGATTGGCCATGGCTCGCGAATGGTGATGATGACCGCCGGTTTTAACATCGAATGGTCAACGTTCATGGCGTCCATGCTGGTCGGCAGTATCGGCATCCAGTGGTCGCGCTGGTATCTGGCGCATCCCAAAGTGTTCACCGTCGCCGCCGTGATCCCGATGTTCCCGGGCATATCTGCGTATACGGCGATGATTTCCGCGGTGAAAATCAGCCATTTTGGCTACACCGAGCCCCAGATGATCCTCCTCCTGAGCAACTTTCTTAAGGCCTCGTCCATCGTCGGCGCGCTCTCTATCGGACTGTCGATCCCCGGACTGTGGCTGTACCGCAAACGCCCACGCGTTTGA
- a CDS encoding TetR family transcriptional regulator, with translation MANPGSEHPEHSEESSLKEKIFQSAIALFAEYGLNGARMEQIAEKAGTTKRMVVYHFKNKENLYLLVLEHVYTQIRASEKALSLAGMPPVEALVDLVEATFDYHADHPDYIRIICMENMQRGRFMQQSSYLRQVNRSALDLLEEILRRGKEKQLFSQTVDARDLHRLISSFSFHYVANSYTFTLLFEDGADEQAQRQHYRKMAVQVALRYTCP, from the coding sequence GTGGCTAACCCTGGCAGCGAACACCCCGAGCACAGTGAAGAATCCAGCCTGAAAGAGAAAATTTTTCAGAGCGCCATCGCGCTTTTTGCCGAGTATGGATTGAACGGTGCCCGCATGGAGCAAATTGCGGAGAAAGCGGGTACCACCAAACGCATGGTGGTTTACCATTTCAAAAATAAAGAGAATCTCTATCTCCTGGTGCTGGAACACGTTTATACCCAGATTCGCGCCAGTGAAAAAGCACTAAGCCTGGCGGGAATGCCCCCTGTTGAAGCGCTGGTCGACCTGGTTGAAGCCACCTTTGACTATCATGCCGACCATCCCGACTACATCCGGATTATCTGCATGGAAAACATGCAGCGTGGCCGCTTTATGCAGCAGTCGAGCTATCTTCGCCAGGTCAACCGCAGCGCGCTCGACCTGCTGGAGGAAATCCTGCGCCGGGGCAAAGAAAAGCAGCTCTTCAGCCAGACGGTTGACGCCCGCGATCTTCACCGCCTGATAAGCAGCTTCAGCTTTCACTACGTTGCCAACAGCTACACCTTCACACTCCTGTTTGAAGACGGTGCGGACGAACAGGCCCAGCGCCAGCACTACCGCAAAATGGCCGTTCAGGTAGCGCTCCGCTACACCTGCCCATAA
- a CDS encoding MarR family winged helix-turn-helix transcriptional regulator has product MNAKTNDATAALKLDNQLCFALYSANLALNKLYRQLLAPLNLTYPQYLVMLVLWEQDDMTVSDIGERLFLDSATLTPLLKRLESAGLINRHRSRKDERQVAVTLSEAGRELQQQALGIPHAVGCAAQCDTDTLLALKQQLEFLRQQLHRA; this is encoded by the coding sequence ATGAACGCGAAAACGAACGACGCAACCGCTGCGCTCAAGCTGGATAACCAGCTCTGCTTTGCCCTCTATTCGGCAAATCTGGCGCTTAATAAGCTGTACCGGCAACTGCTGGCACCGCTGAACCTGACCTATCCGCAATACCTGGTGATGCTGGTGCTGTGGGAGCAGGATGACATGACGGTATCGGACATCGGCGAACGGCTGTTTCTGGACTCAGCGACCCTTACGCCGCTGTTGAAGCGGCTGGAAAGTGCCGGGTTAATCAACCGTCACCGTTCCCGCAAAGATGAACGTCAGGTCGCCGTCACCCTGAGCGAAGCGGGACGTGAACTGCAGCAGCAGGCATTGGGTATCCCCCATGCGGTGGGTTGCGCAGCGCAGTGTGATACCGACACCCTGCTGGCGCTCAAACAGCAGCTCGAATTTTTGCGACAACAGCTACACCGCGCGTAA
- a CDS encoding organic hydroperoxide resistance protein → MSLEKVVYTAKAKATGGRDGRATSSDGVLDVKLGVPKEMGGMGGEVTNPEQLFAAGYSACFLGAMKFVAARDKFALPKEAFIEGEVGIGPLPTGFGIEAKLNIHVEGMDPAEAKKLVDAAHIVCPYSNATRGNIDVTLNIIA, encoded by the coding sequence ATGTCTTTAGAAAAAGTCGTTTATACCGCCAAAGCCAAAGCAACCGGTGGCCGTGACGGTCGTGCCACCTCTTCCGATGGCGTACTGGACGTAAAACTGGGCGTGCCAAAAGAGATGGGCGGCATGGGGGGAGAAGTAACGAACCCTGAGCAGCTTTTTGCTGCCGGCTACTCTGCCTGCTTCCTGGGCGCGATGAAGTTCGTGGCGGCGCGCGACAAATTTGCCCTGCCAAAAGAGGCCTTTATTGAAGGCGAAGTGGGTATTGGCCCGCTGCCAACCGGTTTTGGTATCGAAGCGAAACTGAACATCCACGTTGAGGGTATGGATCCCGCGGAAGCCAAAAAGCTGGTCGACGCGGCGCACATTGTTTGCCCGTACTCTAACGCGACCCGCGGCAACATCGACGTGACTCTGAACATCATCGCGTGA
- the dnaT gene encoding primosomal protein DnaT — MSSRILTTSIAGIDAFMRDPRGVLTHAEGGTVAVFADNAPAFYAITPERLAQLLEIEAQLSRPASDVALDNQFFDEPVNVPVTVPMGKFALYAGWQPDADFQRQAALWGIALTQPATAEELAAFTAWWQAEGKVFTHIQWQQKLARHLQITRAGNNGQPKRDINAFSEPDKQIPSGFRGAK, encoded by the coding sequence ATGTCCTCCAGAATTCTGACCACCAGCATTGCTGGCATTGATGCCTTTATGCGCGACCCACGCGGTGTGTTGACCCACGCCGAAGGCGGCACGGTTGCGGTTTTTGCCGACAACGCGCCGGCGTTTTACGCAATCACGCCGGAACGTCTGGCACAGCTTCTGGAGATCGAAGCGCAACTGTCACGCCCGGCGAGCGATGTCGCGCTGGACAACCAGTTCTTTGATGAACCGGTCAACGTCCCCGTGACCGTTCCAATGGGAAAATTTGCCCTGTACGCGGGCTGGCAGCCGGATGCGGATTTTCAGCGGCAGGCGGCGCTGTGGGGCATCGCGTTAACCCAGCCGGCCACCGCCGAAGAGCTCGCCGCGTTTACCGCCTGGTGGCAGGCGGAAGGGAAAGTCTTCACCCACATTCAGTGGCAGCAAAAGCTTGCGCGTCATCTTCAAATTACCCGCGCCGGCAACAACGGCCAGCCCAAACGCGATATCAACGCGTTTTCAGAACCGGATAAACAGATCCCCAGCGGATTCCGAGGTGCGAAATGA
- the dnaC gene encoding DNA replication protein DnaC yields the protein MKNVGDLMKRLQKMMPANVKPAFTTGEELLAWQKEQGEIRAAALARENRAMKMQRTFNRSGIRPLHQNCSFDNYKVETNGQMNALAAARQYVDEFDGNIASFIFSGKPGTGKNHLAAAICNELLLRGKSVLIITVADIMSAMKDTFSNRETSEEQLLNDLSNVDLLVIDEIGVQTESRYEKVIINQIVDRRSSSKRPTGMLTNHNIDEMTRLLGERVMDRMKLGNSLYVIFDWESYRSRVTGKEY from the coding sequence ATGAAGAACGTCGGCGACCTGATGAAACGTCTGCAAAAAATGATGCCTGCCAACGTGAAGCCCGCTTTCACCACGGGTGAAGAGCTGCTGGCGTGGCAAAAAGAGCAAGGAGAGATCCGCGCCGCCGCGCTCGCCAGGGAAAACCGGGCGATGAAAATGCAGCGCACCTTTAACCGTTCCGGTATCCGCCCCCTGCACCAGAACTGCTCGTTCGATAACTATAAAGTCGAAACCAACGGGCAGATGAACGCCCTTGCCGCCGCCCGTCAGTACGTGGATGAATTCGACGGCAATATCGCCAGCTTCATCTTTAGCGGCAAGCCGGGCACCGGAAAAAACCACCTGGCAGCCGCCATCTGCAACGAGCTGCTTCTGCGGGGTAAATCGGTTCTTATCATCACCGTGGCCGATATCATGTCCGCGATGAAAGACACCTTCAGCAACCGCGAAACCAGCGAAGAACAGCTGCTTAACGATCTGAGCAATGTCGATTTGCTGGTCATCGACGAGATTGGCGTTCAGACAGAATCCCGCTATGAAAAAGTGATCATCAACCAGATTGTCGATCGCCGCTCCTCGTCCAAGCGCCCCACCGGCATGCTGACGAACCACAATATTGACGAGATGACCCGCCTGCTGGGGGAACGCGTCATGGACCGCATGAAGCTGGGTAACAGCCTCTATGTCATCTTCGACTGGGAAAGTTACCGCAGCCGCGTTACCGGCAAAGAGTATTAA
- a CDS encoding DUF2501 domain-containing protein has translation MKKQILISTFLGALLVTGAAQAASWQESLSSAANELTKESSSSQGGLSASSLTSLLGNSSQSLSAGTMNNAAGILEYCAKQKLASVTDAQNVKNQVLGKLGLDTQEQKADTNYMDGIQGLLNAQNGQQLNLSTLGNSSLAKQVKTKACDLVLKQGVNFLS, from the coding sequence ATGAAAAAACAAATTCTAATCAGCACCTTTTTAGGCGCGCTGCTGGTGACTGGCGCAGCGCAAGCGGCGTCCTGGCAGGAGTCCCTGTCAAGCGCAGCAAATGAGCTGACCAAAGAGAGCAGCAGCTCTCAGGGTGGACTCTCCGCCTCCTCCCTCACCAGCCTGTTGGGCAACAGCTCTCAGAGCCTCAGCGCGGGCACGATGAACAATGCGGCGGGGATTCTGGAATATTGCGCGAAGCAAAAGCTGGCCTCCGTGACCGACGCGCAAAACGTGAAAAACCAGGTGCTGGGTAAACTGGGTCTGGATACCCAGGAGCAGAAAGCGGACACCAACTATATGGACGGCATTCAGGGCCTGCTTAACGCGCAAAACGGCCAGCAGCTGAACCTGAGCACCCTCGGCAACTCTTCTCTGGCAAAACAGGTGAAAACCAAAGCCTGCGATCTGGTGCTGAAACAAGGCGTTAATTTCCTCTCCTGA
- the opgB gene encoding phosphatidylglycerol--membrane-oligosaccharide glycerophosphotransferase: MSEFMSLILFLASVGIYAWKAGRHTWWFIATLVVLGIFIILNITLYASDYFTGDGINDAVLYTLTNSLTGAGVGKYILPGLGIIVALVTIFGALAWVLRRRRHLPHHHGYSLLALFLALASVDASPAFHQITELVKSQSREGDPDFVAYYKEPSKTIANPKLNLVYIYGESLERTYFDNDAFPNLTPDLGALKNEGLDFSHTMQLPGTDYTIAGMVASQCGIPLFAPFEGNASASMSTFFPQNICLGDILKNSGYENYFMQGANLRFAGKDVFLRSHGFDHLYGSEELKTTVADPSYRNDWGFYDDTVLDETWKKFEELSRSGKRFSLFALTVDTHHPDGFVSRSCKRKSYDVDGKNNKSFSAVTCSQEHIAALVEKIKASPWFKNTVIVVSSDHLAMKNSAWDQLNKQDRSNLFFVLRGDQPQQETIATKRNSMDNGATVLDILGGDNFIGLGRSTLSGQSLSEVFLNMKEKILAWKPDIIRLWNFPKEMKDFTVDRDKNTIAFSGSSFRLPLLVRVSEGRVEPLPESEYSAPLRYQLADFAPRDNFVWVDRCYKMGQLWSQTLALSTDWCVSQGQLGGEQTVQHVDKAQWKGKTAFKDTVIDTARYQHNIDMLKVSDNDIRYKADSFIFNVAGAPEEVKQFSGISRPESWGRWSNAQLGNEVKIEYAHPLPEQFDLVITARAYGPNANRPVPVRVGDREQTLTLGNEVSTHTLHFENPSRSNTLVIVPPDPQSTNEGNILGHSPREIGIGMVEIKIVSRAG, from the coding sequence TTGTCTGAATTCATGTCTCTTATCCTTTTTCTGGCTTCCGTCGGCATTTACGCCTGGAAAGCTGGCCGTCACACCTGGTGGTTTATCGCCACGCTGGTGGTGCTCGGCATTTTTATTATTTTAAACATTACCTTATACGCCAGCGATTACTTTACCGGTGACGGTATTAACGATGCGGTGCTCTACACGCTGACGAACAGCCTGACGGGCGCGGGTGTGGGCAAGTACATTCTTCCGGGGCTCGGCATTATTGTCGCGCTGGTGACGATTTTTGGCGCGCTGGCCTGGGTGCTGCGTCGTCGCCGCCATCTTCCGCACCATCATGGCTACAGCCTGTTGGCGTTATTCCTGGCGCTGGCCTCCGTCGACGCCAGCCCGGCGTTCCATCAGATCACCGAGCTGGTGAAATCCCAGTCGCGCGAAGGCGATCCTGATTTCGTGGCTTACTATAAAGAACCGTCGAAAACGATCGCCAACCCGAAGCTCAACCTGGTCTACATCTACGGTGAAAGCCTGGAACGCACGTACTTTGATAACGACGCGTTCCCGAACCTGACGCCAGACCTGGGCGCGCTGAAAAATGAAGGTCTCGATTTCAGCCACACCATGCAGCTGCCCGGCACGGATTATACGATTGCCGGGATGGTTGCCTCCCAGTGCGGTATCCCGCTGTTTGCGCCTTTTGAAGGTAACGCCTCAGCCTCGATGTCGACGTTTTTTCCACAGAATATTTGCCTCGGCGATATCCTGAAAAACTCCGGCTACGAAAACTATTTTATGCAGGGGGCAAACCTGCGCTTTGCCGGAAAAGACGTGTTCCTGAGATCCCACGGTTTTGACCACCTGTATGGCTCGGAAGAGTTAAAAACGACGGTTGCCGATCCGAGCTACCGTAACGACTGGGGCTTCTATGATGATACGGTACTCGACGAAACCTGGAAGAAATTCGAGGAGCTTTCCCGCTCGGGCAAGCGCTTCTCCCTCTTTGCGCTGACGGTGGACACCCACCATCCGGACGGGTTCGTCTCGCGCAGCTGCAAACGCAAAAGCTATGACGTTGACGGCAAAAACAACAAGTCTTTCAGCGCCGTTACCTGCAGCCAGGAGCACATTGCCGCGCTGGTCGAGAAAATCAAAGCCTCGCCCTGGTTTAAAAACACCGTCATCGTCGTTTCGTCTGACCATCTGGCGATGAAAAACAGCGCCTGGGATCAGCTCAACAAGCAGGATCGCAGCAACCTGTTCTTCGTCCTGCGCGGCGACCAGCCGCAGCAGGAGACGATCGCCACCAAACGCAACTCCATGGATAACGGCGCAACCGTGCTGGACATTCTGGGCGGCGACAACTTTATTGGCCTTGGGCGCAGCACGCTGTCGGGGCAATCCCTGTCGGAAGTGTTCCTCAACATGAAGGAAAAAATCCTCGCCTGGAAGCCAGACATCATCCGCCTGTGGAACTTCCCGAAAGAGATGAAGGACTTCACCGTCGATCGGGATAAAAACACGATTGCCTTCTCGGGCAGTAGCTTCCGTCTGCCGCTGCTGGTGCGCGTGTCGGAGGGTCGCGTCGAGCCGCTGCCGGAAAGCGAATATTCCGCGCCGCTGCGCTATCAGCTGGCTGATTTTGCGCCACGCGATAATTTTGTCTGGGTCGACCGGTGCTACAAAATGGGCCAGCTCTGGTCGCAGACGCTTGCGCTCTCTACGGACTGGTGCGTCTCTCAGGGACAGCTTGGCGGGGAGCAAACCGTGCAGCACGTTGATAAAGCCCAGTGGAAAGGCAAAACCGCGTTTAAAGATACGGTGATTGATACCGCGCGCTATCAGCACAACATCGACATGCTGAAGGTCAGCGATAACGATATTCGCTATAAGGCAGACAGCTTTATCTTTAACGTGGCCGGCGCGCCCGAGGAAGTGAAGCAGTTTAGCGGCATCTCGCGTCCGGAGTCCTGGGGACGTTGGTCAAACGCGCAGCTGGGCAACGAGGTGAAAATTGAGTACGCCCATCCGCTGCCGGAACAGTTCGACCTGGTGATCACCGCCAGAGCGTATGGCCCTAACGCTAACAGGCCCGTACCGGTGCGCGTGGGCGATCGGGAGCAGACCCTGACGCTCGGGAACGAGGTGAGCACGCACACGCTGCATTTTGAGAACCCATCGCGCAGCAATACCCTGGTGATTGTGCCGCCGGACCCGCAGTCGACCAATGAAGGGAATATCCTTGGACACTCACCGCGCGAGATCGGGATTGGCATGGTCGAAATTAAAATTGTGAGTCGCGCAGGCTAA
- a CDS encoding GNAT family N-acetyltransferase, translating into MVDLNLTVRPTRPVDVTVLPAIERAAGERFREDPELAWLADGEVISAEQHLEYAERGLSWLALANDRPVGFILTEAHSSSLFIVELSVDLDWQGKGIGRQLISRAADHARRLGLASLTLTTFRDVPWNAPFYAKLGFEYVTELTPELREKREEETAHGLAYETRCAMRLPL; encoded by the coding sequence ATGGTCGATCTTAACCTCACCGTTCGCCCCACGCGTCCCGTCGACGTTACCGTCCTGCCCGCTATTGAACGCGCGGCGGGCGAGCGCTTTCGTGAAGACCCGGAGCTCGCCTGGCTTGCCGACGGTGAGGTCATTTCCGCTGAGCAGCACCTTGAGTATGCCGAACGTGGGCTAAGCTGGCTGGCGCTGGCGAACGACCGCCCCGTAGGGTTTATCCTCACCGAAGCGCACTCTTCGTCGCTGTTTATCGTGGAGCTCTCGGTCGATCTGGACTGGCAGGGAAAAGGAATAGGTCGGCAGCTCATCTCCCGTGCGGCTGACCATGCCCGCAGGCTGGGGCTGGCGTCGCTGACGTTGACAACGTTTCGGGACGTACCGTGGAACGCGCCTTTCTATGCAAAGCTGGGGTTTGAATACGTAACTGAACTCACGCCTGAACTGCGTGAAAAACGTGAAGAAGAGACAGCGCACGGCTTAGCGTATGAAACGCGCTGCGCCATGCGCCTGCCTCTGTAA
- the tsr gene encoding methyl-accepting chemotaxis protein, with translation MLNRIKIVTSLMLVLAIFGLLQLTSGGLFFNALKNDKENFTVLQTIRQQQSTLNASWVALLQTRNTLNRAGIRYMMDQSNIGSGATVNDLMQIASTSLKQAEKNWAAYEALPRDPRQSDADAMEIKRNYDIYHGALAELIQLLGAGKINAFFDQPTQSYQDGFEKQYVSYLQQNDKLYQTAVEDSNSSFSQAIWVLISVLIAVLVVIVAVWLNIKQTLISPLNRLIDNIRHIASGDLVKRIEVQGTNEMGELADSLRHMQGELVRTVGDVRNGANAIYSGASEIAMGNNDLSSRTEQQAASLEETAASMEQLTATVKQNAENARQASHLALSASETAQKGGKVVDNVVQTMRDIAGSSQKIADIISVIDGIAFQTNILALNAAVEAARAGEQGRGFAVVAGEVRNLAQRSAQAAREIKSLIEDSVGRVEVGSTLVESAGETMGEIVNAVTRVTDIMGEIASASDEQSRGIDQVGLAVAEMDRVTQQNASLVEESAAAAAALEEQASRLTQAVAVFRIQQEQMKAREFAAAKAVSTPVMARKTVTADSGDNWETF, from the coding sequence ATGTTAAACCGTATCAAGATTGTCACCAGCTTAATGCTGGTTTTAGCGATATTTGGCCTTTTACAACTCACGTCCGGTGGTCTTTTCTTTAATGCCCTTAAGAATGACAAAGAGAATTTCACCGTCCTGCAAACCATTCGCCAGCAACAATCCACGCTGAACGCCAGCTGGGTCGCGTTGCTGCAAACCCGTAATACCCTGAACCGCGCGGGTATCCGCTACATGATGGATCAGAGCAATATCGGCAGCGGCGCGACCGTTAACGATTTGATGCAAATCGCGTCTACGTCTCTGAAACAGGCGGAAAAAAACTGGGCTGCCTACGAAGCCCTGCCGCGCGATCCGCGTCAAAGCGATGCGGATGCCATGGAGATCAAGCGTAACTATGATATTTACCACGGCGCGCTGGCGGAGCTGATTCAGCTGCTGGGCGCGGGCAAAATCAACGCCTTCTTCGACCAGCCGACCCAGAGCTATCAGGACGGTTTTGAGAAGCAGTATGTGAGCTACCTGCAGCAGAACGACAAGCTGTACCAGACGGCGGTCGAAGACAGCAACAGCTCCTTCAGCCAGGCTATCTGGGTGCTGATCAGCGTCCTGATTGCCGTGCTGGTGGTGATCGTGGCCGTCTGGCTCAACATCAAGCAGACGCTGATCTCTCCGCTGAATCGTTTGATCGACAACATTCGCCATATCGCCAGCGGTGACCTGGTGAAGCGCATTGAGGTTCAGGGCACTAACGAGATGGGTGAGCTGGCCGACTCGCTGCGTCATATGCAGGGTGAGCTGGTGCGTACCGTCGGCGACGTGCGTAACGGCGCGAACGCTATCTACAGCGGCGCGAGCGAAATTGCGATGGGCAACAACGACCTCTCCTCCCGTACTGAACAGCAGGCCGCTTCCCTGGAAGAGACCGCGGCCAGCATGGAGCAGCTGACGGCGACCGTTAAGCAGAACGCCGAAAACGCCCGTCAGGCGAGCCATCTTGCCCTGAGCGCCTCGGAAACCGCGCAGAAAGGCGGCAAAGTGGTGGATAACGTGGTGCAGACCATGCGCGATATCGCGGGCAGTTCGCAGAAAATTGCCGACATTATCAGCGTGATCGACGGCATTGCTTTCCAGACCAACATTCTGGCACTGAACGCGGCGGTAGAAGCGGCGCGTGCGGGCGAGCAGGGGCGTGGTTTTGCGGTGGTGGCAGGTGAAGTACGTAACCTGGCCCAGCGCAGCGCCCAGGCGGCCCGCGAGATCAAGAGCCTGATCGAAGACTCCGTTGGCCGCGTGGAAGTGGGTTCAACGCTGGTAGAAAGCGCCGGTGAAACCATGGGTGAGATCGTGAATGCGGTGACCCGCGTAACGGACATCATGGGGGAAATCGCCTCTGCGTCTGACGAGCAGAGCCGCGGTATCGACCAGGTGGGTCTGGCGGTAGCTGAGATGGATCGCGTGACCCAGCAGAACGCCTCGCTGGTTGAGGAATCTGCCGCAGCCGCCGCCGCCCTGGAAGAGCAGGCGAGCCGTCTGACGCAGGCCGTGGCGGTGTTCCGCATTCAGCAGGAGCAGATGAAAGCGCGCGAGTTCGCTGCGGCTAAAGCGGTTTCCACGCCGGTGATGGCGCGTAAAACCGTGACGGCCGATTCAGGCGATAACTGGGAAACGTTCTAA
- the hpaR gene encoding homoprotocatechuate degradation operon regulator HpaR — protein sequence MHDSLTIALLQAREAAMSYFRPIVKRHNLTEQQWRIVRVLAEHPSMDFHDLAFRTCILRPSLTGILTRMERDGLVLRLKPVNDQRKLYVSLTKEGNALYEHAQAQVEEAYQQIEAEYTPEKMKQLTALLEEFIELGNRHNAAREEE from the coding sequence ATGCATGACTCATTAACCATCGCGCTGCTGCAGGCGCGGGAAGCGGCGATGTCGTACTTCCGCCCGATCGTAAAGCGCCATAATCTGACCGAGCAGCAGTGGCGCATTGTGCGCGTGCTGGCTGAGCATCCGTCGATGGATTTTCACGATCTGGCGTTTCGCACCTGCATTTTGCGCCCGAGCCTGACCGGCATCCTGACGCGCATGGAGCGTGACGGCCTGGTGCTGCGCCTAAAGCCGGTGAACGACCAGCGCAAGCTGTACGTGTCGCTGACCAAAGAGGGGAATGCGCTGTACGAACACGCCCAGGCGCAGGTCGAAGAGGCGTATCAGCAAATTGAGGCGGAATACACGCCGGAGAAGATGAAACAGCTGACGGCGCTGCTGGAAGAGTTTATTGAACTCGGAAACCGGCATAACGCAGCGCGGGAAGAAGAGTAA